A region of Elusimicrobiota bacterium DNA encodes the following proteins:
- a CDS encoding HypC/HybG/HupF family hydrogenase formation chaperone: protein MCLAVPGRVLEVTGEDLAREAKVDFGGVFRRVSLAALPEAGINDFVLVHAGFAIARVDEAEARRTLAELAEMGE from the coding sequence ATGTGTTTAGCGGTGCCGGGCCGGGTGTTGGAGGTGACGGGGGAGGATCTGGCCCGAGAGGCCAAGGTGGATTTCGGCGGGGTTTTCCGCCGGGTCAGTTTAGCGGCGCTTCCAGAGGCGGGGATTAACGATTTTGTGCTCGTGCACGCGGGATTCGCCATCGCCCGAGTGGACGAAGCTGAGGCCCGTCGAACCCTGGCGGAGTTGGCGGAGATGGGGGAATGA
- a CDS encoding HEAT repeat domain-containing protein, with amino-acid sequence MQGKRIAGFGFWVSVLLSACGGAAESRPPRLSPEENRAGMNQRAEAATVPKLVQLVDDRRLLTLTPDDFRETALKDIVALTTPEGYRLKYRFLEIGVPVAQALSLSNDRQLQGRLVEVARFQSGRRARAESLLVLAAQKRPEHLKFFKEALLDRDVAIQFAAVEALEAWNLPEALPLLLDASQHSWSPLIRVFSARACVRLGAPEGKARLIGFLSDTDWLMRSMAARYLGDLGTAEDADLILGRIGRERDNHFALAELCIAGLKLWGRRNAAPANPVPPAPIRSANRPPAKVGSLFELEPLVVTAPRARVSGSQLVPPQIDAELVGLLEKIATERPPEVVVLDPSLNEVIKLVTPQGFGLYVRYTDISFLLTEGLAGTSNLTLVNRLENIARSSPNQPVRGSAFVALGHDNTRVDLSLFETSLRDPSLQVRFGVVEGLAAQRNPMVRGILAGVAQTDTSLVLRLFAAQELGRRGDAQGVDILRRYLNDPDWVIRALATYGLGQLGDDADFERMLINLDRETEDHVVAENCLAVLRMSR; translated from the coding sequence ATGCAGGGAAAACGAATCGCGGGGTTTGGGTTTTGGGTTTCGGTTCTGCTTTCGGCGTGCGGGGGCGCGGCGGAGTCTCGGCCGCCTCGGTTGTCGCCGGAGGAGAACCGCGCGGGCATGAACCAGCGGGCGGAGGCGGCGACGGTGCCGAAACTGGTCCAACTGGTGGACGACCGGCGGCTCCTCACCTTGACCCCGGACGATTTCCGGGAGACGGCGCTCAAGGACATCGTCGCTCTGACGACTCCCGAGGGCTATCGCCTCAAGTATCGGTTTTTGGAAATCGGTGTTCCCGTGGCCCAGGCCCTTTCCCTTTCCAACGACCGACAGCTCCAGGGCCGGTTGGTGGAGGTGGCGCGTTTCCAGTCCGGGCGCCGCGCCCGGGCGGAGAGCCTTTTGGTTCTGGCCGCCCAAAAGAGGCCGGAACACCTCAAGTTTTTCAAAGAAGCCCTTCTAGACCGCGACGTGGCGATCCAGTTCGCCGCGGTGGAGGCCCTGGAGGCGTGGAACCTTCCCGAGGCCTTGCCGCTTCTTCTGGACGCCTCGCAACACAGTTGGTCCCCGTTGATTCGTGTGTTTTCGGCGCGGGCCTGCGTTCGGTTGGGCGCTCCCGAGGGGAAGGCCCGGTTGATTGGGTTCCTTTCGGACACGGACTGGCTGATGCGGTCCATGGCGGCCCGTTATCTGGGCGACCTGGGAACGGCGGAAGACGCCGACCTGATCCTAGGGCGTATCGGGCGCGAGCGGGACAACCATTTCGCCCTGGCGGAACTCTGCATCGCCGGGTTGAAACTTTGGGGCCGCCGGAACGCCGCGCCGGCGAACCCGGTCCCCCCGGCGCCGATCCGCTCGGCCAATCGGCCTCCGGCCAAGGTGGGCAGTCTCTTTGAATTGGAACCCCTGGTCGTGACGGCCCCTCGGGCCCGGGTGTCCGGCTCCCAGCTCGTGCCGCCCCAGATCGACGCCGAACTCGTTGGTCTCTTGGAAAAAATCGCCACGGAAAGGCCCCCGGAAGTCGTTGTTTTGGATCCTTCCCTGAACGAAGTGATCAAGTTGGTCACCCCCCAGGGGTTCGGTTTGTATGTCCGCTACACCGACATCAGTTTCCTTCTGACGGAAGGTCTGGCCGGGACAAGCAACCTGACCCTGGTGAACCGCCTGGAGAACATCGCCCGCTCGAGTCCCAATCAGCCGGTGCGGGGATCGGCCTTCGTCGCCTTGGGCCACGACAACACCCGCGTGGACTTGAGCCTATTTGAAACGTCGCTCCGGGACCCCAGTCTCCAAGTGAGGTTCGGGGTGGTGGAAGGGCTGGCGGCCCAACGGAATCCGATGGTTCGCGGGATACTGGCGGGGGTGGCCCAGACCGACACGTCTCTGGTGCTTCGGCTCTTCGCGGCCCAAGAGTTGGGCCGTCGCGGGGACGCCCAGGGTGTGGACATCTTGCGCCGTTATCTGAACGACCCGGACTGGGTGATCCGCGCCCTCGCCACTTACGGTCTCGGCCAACTGGGGGACGACGCGGATTTTGAGCGGATGCTGATCAATCTCGATCGGGAAACGGAGGATCACGTGGTCGCGGAAAACTGTTTGGCTGTTTTGCGGATGTCTCGATGA
- a CDS encoding ParA family protein, whose protein sequence is MARVISIANQKGGVGKTTTAINLAASLAHLGQETLLIDIDPQANLTSGLGIQRDGLVKHIHHVLLEGAPLEDILKESGVEWLDVAPSHMDLYGAELELVNGENREGRLRAALKKFHKVYKYIFIDCPPALNLLTVNALAASDAVLIPMPCEYYALEGLSMLVHTIDRVRAGLNPRLELEGVLVTMFDGRSNLSQQVYAEIKKFFGTKLYGTAIPRNVRLAEAPSHGLPALVYDRHSTGAGAYLTLAKEFLERRGEMPHVPLEEPQATPV, encoded by the coding sequence ATGGCCCGCGTTATTTCCATCGCCAACCAGAAGGGCGGCGTGGGGAAGACCACCACCGCCATCAACCTGGCCGCGTCCCTGGCGCATTTGGGGCAAGAAACCCTTTTGATCGACATCGATCCCCAGGCGAACTTGACGTCGGGTTTGGGTATCCAACGGGACGGGCTCGTCAAGCACATCCACCACGTCCTCCTGGAAGGCGCTCCGCTGGAGGACATTTTAAAGGAGAGCGGGGTGGAATGGTTGGACGTGGCGCCCTCTCACATGGACCTCTACGGCGCCGAATTGGAACTGGTCAACGGGGAGAATCGGGAAGGCCGCTTGCGCGCCGCCCTGAAGAAGTTTCACAAAGTGTATAAATACATTTTCATCGACTGCCCGCCCGCGCTCAATTTGCTGACCGTGAACGCCCTGGCCGCCTCGGACGCCGTGCTGATCCCCATGCCCTGCGAATACTACGCCTTGGAGGGGCTCTCCATGCTCGTCCACACCATCGACCGGGTGCGGGCCGGATTGAACCCCCGCTTGGAACTGGAGGGCGTGCTGGTGACCATGTTCGACGGTCGATCGAACCTGTCCCAGCAGGTCTACGCCGAAATCAAGAAATTTTTTGGCACGAAACTTTACGGCACCGCCATCCCGCGGAACGTGCGGCTGGCCGAGGCCCCGAGCCACGGGTTGCCTGCCCTGGTCTACGACCGGCATTCCACGGGCGCCGGGGCCTATCTCACTTTAGCCAAGGAATTCTTGGAACGGCGCGGCGAAATGCCGCACGTCCCCCTCGAAGAGCCCCAGGCGACCCCGGTTTAA
- the hypE gene encoding hydrogenase expression/formation protein HypE: MKLQCPVPVIDGERILLAHGGGGQKSWDLIDKIFLPAFGDSALTERVDAAVLPGADRVVLTTDAFVVRPLFFPGGDIGRLAVFGAANDLSMAGARPVYLTVAFILEEGLPLETLRRVVASMAAAAKEVGIRIVAGDTKVVGRGQADGLYIASSGVGFLQTAQSPSPARVKPGDVVLLSGDLGRHGVAVMAAREGLDFETVVESDGANLWPAVEALLASGVQVHALRDLTRGGLTSAVNEIARSSGTSVRLVESAIPVSPPVRAACEVLGLDVLAVANEGRFVAFVPEKEAERALASLRPWTPEARIVGQVLAGPPGRVTITPPLGGERLLDMLSGELLPRIC, encoded by the coding sequence ATGAAACTTCAATGCCCGGTTCCCGTTATCGACGGGGAAAGAATTCTTTTGGCCCACGGGGGCGGGGGGCAGAAAAGCTGGGATTTGATCGATAAAATTTTTCTTCCGGCCTTCGGGGATTCCGCCTTGACGGAGCGCGTCGACGCGGCCGTTCTTCCGGGGGCCGACCGGGTGGTGTTGACCACCGATGCTTTCGTTGTGCGCCCGCTCTTTTTTCCGGGCGGGGACATCGGACGCCTGGCGGTTTTCGGCGCCGCCAACGATCTCTCCATGGCGGGCGCTCGGCCCGTTTATTTGACCGTGGCCTTCATTTTGGAGGAGGGGCTTCCGTTGGAAACCTTGCGGCGAGTGGTGGCGTCCATGGCCGCGGCGGCCAAAGAAGTGGGGATCCGCATTGTCGCGGGGGACACCAAGGTCGTGGGGCGGGGCCAGGCGGACGGGCTCTACATCGCTTCTTCGGGTGTCGGATTCCTCCAAACCGCGCAGTCGCCTTCCCCCGCCCGGGTGAAACCGGGCGATGTTGTTCTTTTGTCGGGGGATTTGGGGCGGCACGGCGTGGCCGTGATGGCGGCTCGGGAAGGTTTGGATTTTGAGACGGTCGTGGAGTCCGACGGCGCGAACCTTTGGCCCGCCGTGGAGGCACTGCTGGCCTCCGGCGTCCAGGTCCACGCGCTTCGGGACCTGACCCGGGGCGGACTCACCAGCGCGGTGAACGAAATCGCACGTTCTTCGGGCACTTCGGTCCGATTGGTGGAATCGGCCATTCCCGTTTCACCTCCCGTTCGCGCCGCCTGCGAGGTGTTGGGGTTGGATGTTTTGGCGGTCGCCAACGAAGGGCGGTTCGTGGCCTTTGTACCCGAGAAGGAGGCGGAGCGGGCCCTGGCATCCCTTCGACCCTGGACGCCGGAGGCCCGTATCGTGGGACAGGTTCTGGCCGGTCCCCCGGGCCGGGTCACGATCACCCCCCCCTTGGGCGGAGAGCGTTTATTGGATATGCTTTCAGGCGAGTTGTTGCCCCGTATCTGTTAG
- a CDS encoding energy transducer TonB: MDMFRRVPPFQMGLALSVLIHGGLYWALVHRPEGLDFTPSWARPDAIEVDLTRPYRLTTDPRKAMKSNNPGTGAPRVEKPTPGPTKAGGGIATRGVEWTLPTANTKTLVNPTDLSNPLSKSTAPSTGTGEVMGESQGPGGLGTGGEGEVDWVYLTERPRLLNREELIKNLRRFYPEQERLAGREGHVVAFVHLNRNGEVSNVDIGASAGALFDAAAKKVLSLARFSPARAGDRVVAVKFSQPIDFVLEE; the protein is encoded by the coding sequence ATGGACATGTTTCGCCGGGTCCCACCGTTCCAAATGGGCCTGGCCCTTTCGGTTCTGATCCACGGCGGGTTGTATTGGGCTCTGGTTCACCGGCCGGAGGGGTTGGATTTCACGCCTTCCTGGGCGCGGCCCGATGCCATTGAAGTCGACCTCACTCGTCCCTACCGACTGACCACCGACCCGCGGAAAGCCATGAAATCCAATAACCCCGGCACCGGGGCGCCCCGGGTGGAGAAACCGACGCCCGGTCCCACCAAGGCGGGGGGGGGGATCGCCACCCGGGGGGTGGAATGGACACTTCCGACAGCCAACACCAAAACGTTGGTGAACCCCACGGACCTCAGTAACCCTCTGTCAAAGTCCACGGCTCCCTCCACGGGAACCGGTGAGGTGATGGGGGAAAGCCAGGGGCCGGGCGGCCTCGGCACGGGGGGGGAAGGGGAGGTGGACTGGGTGTACTTGACGGAAAGGCCCCGCCTTTTGAACCGGGAGGAGCTGATTAAAAATCTTCGCCGTTTCTATCCCGAACAGGAACGCCTGGCCGGGCGGGAAGGCCATGTGGTGGCCTTTGTCCATCTCAATCGAAACGGCGAGGTATCGAACGTCGACATCGGCGCCTCGGCCGGCGCTCTTTTCGACGCGGCTGCGAAAAAGGTTTTATCTCTCGCCCGCTTTTCACCGGCCCGCGCCGGGGACCGCGTGGTGGCCGTGAAGTTCAGCCAACCGATCGATTTCGTCCTGGAAGAATAG
- the hypD gene encoding hydrogenase formation protein HypD, protein MKYLDEFRDPAAARRVAEEIRRAVTRPWTLMEVCGGQTHSIVKNGLDSLWPSEITLAHGPGCPVCVTPAEAVDKAVALAEKPEVILTSFGDMIRVPGSGGDLASARARGADVRVVYGPLDALALARREPDKIVVFFAVGFETTAPAVALAVLRARTENLRNFALLARHVIVPPALEAIVSSPGNRVQGFLAAGHVCTIMGEAAYRDFVARHKIPVVITGFEPVDILRGVLALVRQLETGRAEVENEYARVVRREGNRPAQHLLEEVFQCTDRPWRGFGTIPMSGLEIRPAFAPWDAEQRFDLSGVGAVEESGECRAGDVLRGLLKPAQCPAFGSACTPERPLGAPMVSSEGACAAYYRYRPVEVR, encoded by the coding sequence CTGAAATATTTAGATGAGTTTCGGGATCCCGCCGCCGCGCGGCGCGTGGCTGAGGAAATTCGGCGGGCGGTGACGCGGCCGTGGACCTTGATGGAAGTGTGCGGGGGACAGACCCACAGCATCGTCAAAAATGGGTTGGATTCCCTGTGGCCTTCGGAGATCACCCTGGCCCACGGGCCGGGGTGCCCCGTCTGCGTGACGCCGGCGGAAGCGGTGGACAAAGCCGTGGCCCTGGCGGAGAAACCGGAGGTGATCTTGACCTCTTTCGGGGACATGATCCGGGTGCCGGGGTCCGGGGGAGACCTGGCCTCTGCGCGGGCCCGTGGGGCGGACGTGCGCGTGGTCTACGGCCCGTTGGACGCCTTGGCGTTGGCGCGGCGAGAACCGGACAAAATCGTGGTCTTTTTCGCCGTGGGGTTTGAGACCACGGCCCCGGCCGTGGCCCTGGCCGTGCTCCGGGCCCGGACGGAAAATCTTCGAAACTTCGCCCTCCTGGCCCGCCACGTCATCGTGCCGCCGGCCTTGGAGGCCATTGTTTCCTCCCCTGGAAACCGGGTCCAAGGTTTTTTGGCCGCCGGCCATGTGTGCACCATCATGGGGGAGGCGGCCTACCGGGATTTCGTGGCCCGGCACAAAATTCCCGTGGTGATCACGGGGTTTGAGCCCGTCGATATCCTGCGCGGGGTGTTGGCCTTGGTCCGTCAGCTGGAGACGGGGCGGGCGGAGGTGGAAAACGAATACGCCCGGGTGGTCCGGCGGGAGGGCAACCGGCCCGCCCAGCATTTGCTGGAGGAAGTATTTCAATGCACGGACCGGCCCTGGCGGGGGTTCGGAACCATTCCCATGAGCGGGCTTGAGATCCGCCCCGCCTTCGCCCCCTGGGACGCCGAACAGCGGTTTGATCTTTCCGGCGTCGGCGCGGTGGAGGAATCCGGCGAATGCCGCGCGGGGGACGTGCTCCGCGGGCTCCTCAAACCCGCTCAGTGCCCCGCCTTCGGTTCGGCCTGCACTCCGGAGCGGCCCCTGGGGGCCCCCATGGTGTCTTCGGAAGGGGCCTGCGCGGCCTACTATCGCTACCGCCCGGTGGAGGTCCGATGA
- a CDS encoding dienelactone hydrolase family protein — translation MLSHHTAERPVKIVLSEVALLGDLFLPDAPTGLVLFVHGSGSGRHSPRHRKVSEALTDAGVAALLFDLLTPSESVEDRWRGHLSFDIPFLAARLMGVLDWAVQSPVTGNLGIGLFGASTGAAAALRTAAERPLEVQAVVSRGGRPDLAGDCLSRVIAPTLLIVGEKDVSVIEKNRQAAPHLAGENALHIVPGATHLFPEPGALEEVGRAAADWFSRYLQRNRPSSVSSSR, via the coding sequence ATCCTCAGCCACCACACCGCCGAGCGCCCTGTCAAAATCGTCCTGAGCGAGGTGGCGCTCCTGGGCGACCTTTTCCTTCCCGATGCCCCCACGGGGTTGGTCCTTTTCGTTCACGGTTCGGGAAGCGGCCGCCACAGCCCGCGCCACCGGAAAGTGTCCGAGGCGCTGACGGACGCTGGGGTCGCCGCGCTCCTGTTCGATTTGCTCACCCCCTCGGAATCGGTAGAAGACCGGTGGCGGGGCCATTTAAGTTTTGATATTCCCTTCCTGGCCGCGCGGCTGATGGGTGTTCTGGATTGGGCGGTCCAATCCCCTGTGACCGGGAACCTTGGGATCGGTCTCTTCGGCGCCAGCACGGGCGCGGCGGCGGCTCTTCGAACCGCGGCGGAACGGCCCCTGGAAGTTCAAGCCGTGGTCAGCCGGGGCGGTCGGCCGGATCTCGCGGGGGACTGCCTCTCTCGGGTGATCGCCCCCACGCTCTTGATCGTCGGGGAAAAGGACGTTTCGGTCATCGAAAAAAACCGTCAAGCGGCGCCCCACTTGGCGGGAGAGAACGCCCTTCATATCGTCCCCGGCGCCACGCATCTTTTCCCCGAACCAGGGGCCCTGGAAGAAGTGGGTCGCGCCGCCGCCGATTGGTTTTCCAGGTATCTCCAGCGGAACCGCCCGTCTTCCGTTTCTTCATCGCGATAA
- a CDS encoding ParB/RepB/Spo0J family partition protein, translating to MAHKALGRGLEALLKPVMGNNAPAESSISKISIDKIRPNRYQPRTRFSPDSLQELADSIKIHGLAQPLLVAPSAVPGEFELVAGERRLRASRMAGLVDVPCVVRTVTERERHELSLVENLQREDLNPIEEAESVRRLMEEAGLTQEEAARRLGKSRSAVANKLRLLELPQMLRNALMEDLLSEGHARALLGLADRAGQEELGKRVVQEN from the coding sequence ATGGCCCACAAAGCGCTGGGACGTGGCTTGGAAGCCTTGCTGAAACCCGTCATGGGGAACAACGCTCCGGCGGAAAGTTCCATCTCCAAGATTTCCATCGACAAAATCCGCCCCAACCGGTACCAGCCCCGCACCCGGTTCTCGCCGGACTCGCTTCAAGAATTGGCCGACTCGATCAAGATCCACGGCCTGGCCCAACCGCTCCTGGTGGCCCCCTCGGCGGTGCCCGGCGAATTCGAGTTGGTGGCCGGGGAACGGCGTCTCAGGGCCTCCCGCATGGCGGGGTTGGTGGACGTGCCCTGCGTGGTGCGGACCGTCACCGAGCGGGAACGCCACGAGCTTTCGCTGGTGGAAAACCTCCAGCGCGAGGACCTGAACCCCATCGAAGAAGCCGAATCGGTTCGGCGGTTGATGGAAGAGGCCGGCCTGACCCAGGAGGAAGCCGCCCGCCGGCTCGGCAAAAGCCGTTCGGCCGTGGCCAATAAACTCCGCCTGTTGGAACTCCCGCAGATGCTTCGGAACGCCCTCATGGAGGACCTCCTGAGCGAAGGCCACGCCCGGGCCCTCCTGGGCCTCGCGGACCGGGCCGGGCAGGAGGAACTGGGCAAACGCGTGGTGCAGGAAAACTGA
- a CDS encoding glycosyltransferase, whose translation MRILHVTESRSWSGGTVQLWNLCVGLVRRGHAAALFCPPESELLRHLPESRVEVTVCPLREDYDLRAAWRLAQTIRRFKPDVVHAHHPRAHAIALLAGLFAPVPRLVVSRRVSFRLKKWNVFSQWKYRTKKIRTYVAVSEDIRRVLIGGGVAPDKITVIHSGVDVQRFAPRPAADYLRRDLKLPTDRPVIGNLTHFSWWKGQTFFLEAAKEILDAGVPAHFLLVGKDTDGTEAREKVRALGIEMHVTLAGFRTDMPEVLSLLTLSVLSSLAGEGFSGVLREAMCMGVPVVATDVGGNSELVKDGKTGLLVPPGDAGALASAIRRLLADRTLAQEMARAAGENVRLHYSLESMVEKTMSLYERLVAS comes from the coding sequence ATGCGGATCCTCCACGTCACGGAGAGTCGGAGCTGGTCCGGCGGAACGGTCCAGTTGTGGAACCTGTGCGTGGGTTTGGTTCGACGCGGCCACGCGGCGGCGCTCTTTTGCCCTCCGGAAAGCGAACTTCTTCGCCACCTCCCGGAAAGCCGGGTGGAGGTCACGGTTTGCCCGCTCCGGGAAGACTACGACCTTCGCGCGGCCTGGCGGCTGGCGCAGACCATCCGCCGCTTTAAGCCCGACGTCGTCCACGCCCATCATCCCCGCGCCCACGCCATCGCCCTCCTGGCCGGCCTCTTCGCTCCCGTCCCGCGCCTGGTGGTCTCTCGCCGTGTTTCGTTCCGGCTCAAAAAGTGGAACGTTTTCAGCCAGTGGAAATACCGCACAAAAAAAATCCGCACCTATGTGGCCGTGTCGGAGGACATCCGCCGCGTCTTGATCGGCGGCGGCGTGGCCCCCGACAAAATCACGGTGATCCACAGCGGGGTGGACGTCCAACGCTTCGCCCCGCGTCCGGCGGCGGATTATCTGCGGCGGGACCTCAAGCTTCCCACGGACCGCCCCGTGATCGGAAACCTCACCCACTTCAGTTGGTGGAAGGGCCAAACCTTTTTCCTGGAAGCCGCCAAAGAAATCCTCGACGCCGGGGTCCCCGCCCATTTCCTGCTGGTGGGGAAAGATACGGACGGAACGGAAGCCCGGGAAAAAGTCCGCGCCCTGGGGATCGAAATGCACGTGACGCTGGCCGGTTTTCGGACGGACATGCCGGAAGTTTTATCGCTCTTGACCCTCAGCGTCCTGTCGTCCTTGGCGGGCGAGGGTTTTTCCGGCGTGCTTCGGGAAGCCATGTGCATGGGGGTCCCCGTCGTGGCGACCGACGTGGGGGGGAATTCGGAACTCGTCAAAGATGGAAAGACGGGCCTCCTCGTTCCACCGGGGGACGCGGGGGCCCTCGCGTCGGCCATTCGCCGCCTTCTGGCGGACCGGACCTTGGCTCAGGAGATGGCCCGCGCCGCGGGAGAAAACGTTCGCCTCCATTATTCCCTGGAGAGCATGGTGGAAAAAACCATGTCCCTCTACGAGCGGTTGGTCGCCTCTTGA
- a CDS encoding biopolymer transporter ExbD: MGASEEKTEGLITGINVTPLVDVVLVLLIIFMATAPLIARRALTVSVPRAATGEKASSSLQVTLTADRKILLEKSSFTLVSLSQELKIRQKLEPDLRLTLAAEEGLPYGAVVELLDTIRAAGVKRVALEVRPKAPSSR; this comes from the coding sequence GTGGGCGCTTCCGAGGAAAAAACCGAGGGGTTGATCACCGGCATCAACGTGACGCCTCTGGTGGACGTGGTGCTGGTGCTCCTGATCATTTTCATGGCCACGGCGCCTCTGATCGCCCGCCGGGCGTTGACCGTTTCCGTGCCCCGGGCCGCCACGGGGGAGAAGGCCTCCTCTTCGCTTCAAGTCACCCTCACGGCGGATCGCAAAATCCTCTTGGAAAAATCCTCTTTTACCTTGGTCAGTTTGTCGCAGGAGTTAAAGATTCGCCAGAAGCTGGAACCGGACCTCCGGCTCACCTTGGCCGCGGAGGAAGGGCTTCCCTACGGCGCGGTGGTGGAACTCTTGGATACCATCCGCGCCGCCGGTGTCAAACGGGTGGCGCTCGAGGTTCGGCCCAAGGCGCCGTCTTCTCGATAG
- a CDS encoding MotA/TolQ/ExbB proton channel family protein, whose product MNGSSALQALVGTGGGWVIDLLLLASVLTVAVIVERFVVQRRERRAFLVFKEKTAMSLNQGNVAQAATSVAQAEGVAAAILRAGLDRPEAGAAAVEERLAAARIEGKYFLERRLWVLGTLGNNAPFVGLFGTVLGVIKAFGDLAGSATAGPEVVMQGLSEALIATAVGLLVAIPAVMAYNYLMKRSGELLAETDALSRRLLAALKEVGPSLLHGPERK is encoded by the coding sequence ATGAACGGGTCCTCGGCGCTCCAGGCGCTGGTCGGGACCGGCGGCGGGTGGGTCATCGATCTCTTGCTCTTGGCTTCGGTTCTCACGGTGGCGGTCATCGTTGAGCGCTTCGTCGTCCAACGGAGGGAACGCCGGGCTTTTCTCGTGTTCAAAGAGAAAACCGCGATGTCCTTGAACCAAGGGAACGTGGCCCAGGCGGCCACGTCCGTGGCGCAAGCGGAGGGGGTGGCCGCGGCCATCCTGCGGGCGGGCCTGGACCGGCCCGAAGCGGGCGCCGCGGCGGTGGAGGAGCGGCTGGCCGCGGCGCGGATCGAAGGGAAATACTTTTTGGAACGACGCCTCTGGGTGTTGGGAACCCTGGGAAACAACGCCCCCTTTGTGGGGTTGTTCGGCACCGTGCTGGGCGTGATCAAGGCCTTTGGCGACCTGGCGGGTTCCGCCACGGCGGGGCCCGAGGTGGTGATGCAGGGCCTTTCGGAGGCGTTGATCGCCACGGCGGTGGGGCTCCTGGTGGCTATTCCGGCCGTCATGGCCTATAACTATCTCATGAAACGTTCGGGTGAGCTTTTGGCCGAGACGGACGCCCTTTCCCGTCGGCTCCTGGCGGCGCTCAAGGAAGTCGGTCCTTCCCTCCTTCACGGGCCGGAACGCAAATAG
- a CDS encoding YHS domain-containing protein — METDPVCGVAVDRMDAFQEEYGGDVYFFCSRACLESFERQPERFAGVAPLEKS, encoded by the coding sequence ATGGAGACCGATCCCGTCTGCGGCGTGGCCGTGGACCGTATGGATGCCTTTCAGGAAGAATACGGCGGAGACGTGTATTTCTTCTGTTCACGGGCCTGTCTGGAATCTTTCGAGCGCCAGCCGGAACGGTTTGCGGGCGTGGCTCCGTTGGAGAAATCGTGA
- a CDS encoding universal stress protein → MKVLIAYDGSKSAKAVLTDVARAGLPPEGEAVVFSVADIWPPSESAPDPRLVRAVPSLARAHARAKKILAAAGESARRGAAAVQASLPGWRVRAESAADSPAWAIFKKARDLKADLVVVGSQGRSVLARWTLGSVSQKVLMECPASVRVSRPPQRTGGPLRILLAVDGSQDAETAVDRVLKRTWPAGTLVRVMAVADDRLSGSVLKVPALARWARPTDTDPRAWLGRLVESVENRLSQKGLAASGRVRPGDPKKVLLDKAVRWRADMVFLGARGLTRWERTFLGSVSTSLAVHAPCSVEVVRRFPGV, encoded by the coding sequence ATGAAAGTTTTGATCGCGTACGACGGTTCGAAATCCGCGAAGGCGGTGCTGACGGACGTGGCGCGGGCCGGCCTTCCTCCCGAAGGGGAGGCGGTGGTTTTTTCAGTGGCCGACATCTGGCCCCCATCGGAATCGGCTCCGGACCCTCGGTTGGTGCGGGCGGTCCCCTCTCTGGCCCGGGCCCATGCTCGGGCGAAAAAAATCTTGGCCGCCGCCGGTGAATCCGCCCGTCGCGGGGCCGCCGCCGTTCAGGCGTCCCTGCCGGGCTGGCGCGTGAGGGCCGAGTCGGCGGCCGATTCTCCCGCTTGGGCGATTTTCAAGAAAGCCCGGGACCTGAAGGCGGATTTGGTGGTGGTCGGTTCCCAAGGACGGTCGGTCTTGGCGCGCTGGACCTTGGGCAGTGTTTCGCAAAAAGTGCTGATGGAATGCCCGGCGTCGGTCCGCGTGTCCCGGCCGCCCCAAAGGACCGGGGGTCCCCTGCGCATCCTGCTCGCGGTGGACGGGTCGCAGGACGCGGAAACGGCGGTGGATCGGGTTTTGAAACGGACCTGGCCCGCGGGCACTTTGGTGCGGGTCATGGCCGTGGCCGACGACCGTTTGTCGGGATCGGTTCTTAAGGTTCCGGCGCTGGCCCGCTGGGCGCGGCCCACGGACACCGACCCCCGGGCGTGGCTCGGCCGTCTGGTGGAATCCGTGGAGAATCGTTTATCGCAAAAGGGACTGGCCGCTTCCGGCCGGGTCCGGCCAGGCGACCCGAAAAAAGTTCTTTTGGATAAGGCTGTCCGCTGGCGGGCGGATATGGTGTTCCTGGGCGCCCGCGGCCTGACGAGGTGGGAACGGACGTTCCTGGGAAGCGTCTCGACGTCGCTCGCCGTTCACGCCCCCTGCTCGGTCGAAGTCGTCCGACGGTTCCCCGGCGTGTAA